A genomic region of Methylobacterium durans contains the following coding sequences:
- the arsH gene encoding arsenical resistance protein ArsH, whose product MDKPLEPFSDGLPHLVDAHFAVPTASDLGDVSRFAHPPRFLILYGSLRDRSFSRFLAQEAARLLERMGGEVRIFHAHGLPLPDDTTADHPKVQELRALSLWSEGQVWVSPERHGNLTGVMKSQIDWLPLSEGSVRPTQGRTLAVMQVSGGSQSFNAVNSLRVLGRWMRMITIPNQSSVPMAYREFDEAGRMREGPLYDRVVDVCEELVKFTLLTRERAEYLVDRYSERKERAPARLGAVADDIGFVKR is encoded by the coding sequence GTGGACAAGCCCCTCGAGCCCTTCAGCGATGGCCTTCCCCATCTCGTAGACGCCCATTTCGCGGTGCCGACCGCATCGGATCTCGGCGACGTGTCACGCTTCGCGCATCCGCCGCGCTTCCTCATCCTGTACGGTTCTCTGCGGGACCGTTCCTTCAGCCGCTTCCTCGCCCAGGAGGCGGCACGTCTTCTGGAGCGGATGGGCGGCGAGGTTCGGATCTTCCACGCACATGGGCTGCCGCTTCCGGACGACACCACGGCCGACCATCCGAAGGTTCAGGAACTGCGCGCCCTGTCCCTGTGGTCGGAGGGGCAGGTCTGGGTTTCACCGGAGCGGCACGGCAATCTGACCGGCGTGATGAAGAGCCAGATCGACTGGCTGCCGCTGAGCGAGGGCTCGGTCCGCCCGACGCAGGGGCGTACCCTGGCCGTCATGCAGGTCTCGGGCGGGTCGCAGAGCTTCAACGCCGTGAACAGCCTGCGCGTGCTCGGCCGCTGGATGCGGATGATCACCATCCCGAACCAGTCGTCCGTTCCGATGGCCTATCGCGAGTTCGACGAGGCGGGGCGCATGCGCGAAGGACCGCTCTACGACCGGGTCGTGGACGTGTGCGAGGAGCTGGTGAAGTTCACGCTCCTGACCCGCGAGCGGGCCGAGTATCTCGTCGACCGCTACAGCGAGCGGAAGGAGCGTGCGCCTGCGCGTCTCGGGGCCGTCGCCGACGATATCGGCTTCGTGAAGCGCTGA